A DNA window from Acetobacter aceti NBRC 14818 contains the following coding sequences:
- a CDS encoding (d)CMP kinase, with product MTRPVTGSAPIIAVDGPAAAGKGTLSKRLAEALGLPHLDTGLLYRAVARLMINAGLDPASTSGESIARGLSLADLKRADLRTPDVDAAASLVARDNAVRQALVDMQRLFARKNGAVLDGRDIGTVIFPDADVKLFITASPYARAVRRYIQNGGTDDAADRDQRVRTVEIALIERDHADSTRASAPLRMAEDAIKIETDTLTADEVLAQTLRIVRDVLKAKNVNIPSVRAQDLCS from the coding sequence ATGACAAGACCGGTGACAGGATCGGCGCCCATCATTGCTGTGGATGGTCCGGCAGCGGCCGGAAAAGGCACCCTTTCCAAGCGTCTGGCTGAAGCTCTGGGGTTGCCGCATCTCGATACCGGCCTACTGTATCGGGCCGTGGCGCGACTGATGATCAATGCGGGGCTTGATCCCGCTTCCACGTCAGGAGAAAGCATCGCTCGTGGCCTCTCGCTGGCTGACCTGAAACGCGCGGACCTCCGCACACCGGATGTCGATGCCGCCGCCTCCCTTGTTGCTCGCGACAATGCCGTTCGTCAGGCTCTTGTCGACATGCAGCGCCTGTTTGCGCGCAAGAATGGTGCCGTGCTCGATGGTCGCGATATTGGCACGGTCATTTTTCCGGATGCCGATGTAAAGCTCTTCATCACCGCCAGCCCATATGCCCGCGCTGTCCGACGTTACATTCAGAACGGTGGCACTGATGACGCGGCTGACCGGGACCAGCGTGTCCGCACCGTTGAAATCGCGCTCATCGAGAGAGACCACGCCGACAGCACCCGCGCCTCAGCCCCTTTGCGTATGGCAGAGGACGCTATCAAGATCGAGACGGACACGCTGACTGCTGACGAAGTTCTGGCCCAAACGCTGCGTATTGTTCGTGATGTACTGAAGGCGAAAAATGTGAACATCCCCTCCGTGCGTGCGCAGGATCTCTGCTCCTGA
- the secF gene encoding protein translocase subunit SecF: MFGRPLLRFVRKDTHINFMRGRFVGLATSAVLSLASVILFFHPGLTLGLDFRGGIVVEAKTNGPADFGKIRTALTAHNLKTDGVQAFGGPDDVLIRLGANEQTNTNAVVDEVRHAITEAQPGATIVRADAVGASVSAELFRNGLLALGISLLMILAYIWFRFEWEFALSAVVTLVLDLTKTVGFLVLTHFEFDLVMVAAILTILGYSTNDKVVVYDRIRENLRRYRTMPLRELLDLSINETLSRTLGTSTTVFLAALPLAFFGGASLSGFAWVMLFGIVVGTSSSIFIAAPLLLLLGEKRLRKDTRPAVKQEI; encoded by the coding sequence ATGTTCGGACGTCCCCTCCTGCGCTTTGTCCGCAAGGATACGCATATCAACTTCATGCGTGGCCGATTTGTCGGACTGGCAACCTCCGCCGTGCTGTCGCTGGCTTCAGTCATCCTGTTCTTCCATCCCGGCCTGACACTTGGTCTCGATTTCCGTGGCGGCATCGTCGTGGAAGCCAAGACGAATGGCCCAGCGGATTTCGGCAAGATCCGGACCGCACTGACGGCGCACAATCTCAAGACCGACGGGGTTCAGGCCTTCGGCGGCCCTGATGACGTGCTGATCCGGCTGGGTGCAAACGAGCAGACAAACACCAATGCGGTTGTCGATGAAGTCCGCCACGCCATCACCGAAGCACAGCCAGGCGCGACCATCGTGCGGGCCGACGCGGTCGGCGCGTCCGTGTCAGCCGAACTGTTCCGCAACGGACTACTGGCGCTCGGCATCAGTCTGCTGATGATTCTCGCCTATATCTGGTTCCGCTTTGAGTGGGAGTTCGCTCTCTCGGCAGTCGTCACCTTGGTGCTCGACCTGACCAAGACCGTGGGCTTTCTCGTGCTGACCCACTTTGAGTTCGACCTTGTGATGGTCGCAGCGATCCTGACTATTCTGGGCTACTCCACCAATGACAAGGTGGTGGTCTATGATCGTATCCGTGAAAACCTGCGGCGCTATCGCACCATGCCGCTGCGGGAACTGCTTGATCTTTCCATCAACGAGACCCTGAGCCGTACGCTGGGGACGTCCACCACGGTCTTTCTGGCAGCCCTGCCTCTGGCTTTCTTCGGTGGTGCAAGCCTGTCCGGATTTGCCTGGGTGATGCTGTTCGGCATCGTGGTCGGCACGTCGTCCTCAATTTTCATCGCAGCGCCACTGCTGCTGCTTCTGGGTGAAAAGCGCCTGCGCAAGGACACGCGTCCTGCAGTGAAACAGGAAATCTGA
- a CDS encoding cation diffusion facilitator family transporter, whose amino-acid sequence MHGSECSHDTHDHDHSHDDHTDHDHSAHAHDHHGSNCSGHDHGHDHDDHHDHDHGLFGHHHHAPDTFGGIFAISMVLNSAYLVIEAIWGVLSHSLALLADAGHNLSDILALGAAWLAHNLARRSPTARYTYGLRRSSILAALSNAVILLLVTGGIAWEAVLRLLYPTETVSGWTVMVVAALGILVNGGTALLLMKGQKNDLNIRGAFLHMATDALASLAVVITGGLVLLTGLQWLDPAISLLISALIVLTTWSLLRDSLDMALDAVPKGIDMNEIDGFFRALPGVTDLHDLHVWAMSTTETALTAHLVRTSDDGSDQRILDTANEMLRTRFGIIHTTIQIETEACDVNCVGTDRV is encoded by the coding sequence ATGCACGGCTCAGAGTGTTCGCACGACACCCACGACCATGATCACAGCCATGATGATCACACGGATCACGACCATTCAGCGCATGCTCACGATCATCACGGGAGCAATTGCAGCGGGCATGATCATGGACACGACCACGATGATCATCACGACCATGATCACGGTCTTTTCGGCCACCATCATCATGCGCCGGATACGTTCGGTGGGATTTTCGCCATCAGTATGGTGCTCAACAGCGCCTATCTGGTGATTGAAGCCATATGGGGTGTTCTCTCACACTCCCTCGCGCTGCTGGCCGATGCCGGACATAACCTGTCCGACATTCTCGCGCTGGGAGCCGCCTGGCTGGCCCACAATCTTGCGAGAAGAAGCCCGACGGCACGCTATACCTACGGCCTGCGTCGCTCCTCCATTCTTGCAGCGCTTTCCAATGCCGTGATCCTGCTTCTGGTCACCGGCGGCATCGCATGGGAAGCCGTTCTGCGGCTGCTTTATCCCACGGAAACCGTTTCCGGCTGGACCGTCATGGTCGTGGCGGCTCTCGGTATTCTCGTGAATGGCGGCACGGCGCTTCTGCTCATGAAGGGACAGAAGAACGATCTCAATATTCGCGGGGCTTTCCTGCATATGGCGACCGACGCGCTGGCGTCGCTGGCTGTGGTTATAACCGGCGGGCTGGTCCTGCTGACGGGGCTGCAATGGCTTGATCCGGCCATCAGTCTGCTCATTTCAGCGCTAATTGTCCTGACAACGTGGTCGTTGCTGCGGGATTCGCTCGATATGGCGCTCGATGCGGTTCCCAAGGGGATCGACATGAACGAAATCGACGGGTTCTTCCGCGCCCTTCCCGGCGTCACCGACCTGCACGACCTGCATGTCTGGGCGATGAGCACCACGGAAACAGCCCTGACAGCGCATCTGGTCCGGACGTCTGATGACGGGAGTGATCAGAGAATTCTGGACACTGCCAACGAAATGCTGCGCACACGCTTCGGCATCATCCATACAACCATCCAGATCGAAACCGAAGCGTGTGACGTCAACTGCGTCGGTACAGACCGTGTCTGA
- a CDS encoding chloride channel protein, translating to MASHSGRIRHFRDTARITTAEWRRKLIFWGGSIVVGLAAITFATLADQAAHLRNLIISYSPWLMLIVTPGGLALSIWLTRTFFRGAQGSGIPQAIACMHLSDQKLVDRILSLKIAAAKVGLTCLGLVAGASIGREGPTVQIGAAIMNAVGRYLNMGELVSRRALVLTGGAAGVAAAFNTPLAGIVFGIEELAHSFEQRTSGVVLAGVVLAGVTAIALMGNYSYFGHTDSVVPLGVSWLAVIACGLLGGVTGGSFSAILIRASKGLPGRAGRFVAERPIAFAALCGFVLALIGLASGGMTYGTGYSQARSIIHGEEHYPASYFVLKFIATIVSYCSGIPGGLFAPSLSVGAGMGGWVAQFLPHTTPGAVVLLGTVAYFSAVVQAPLTATVIVMEMCDNQQVTLALLASSFLAFGVSRMICKQPLYGALAERFLRNIDPKSVPMTPRPHETPGEAKQG from the coding sequence ATGGCTTCCCACTCCGGTCGCATCCGACATTTCCGCGATACAGCTCGTATCACTACGGCTGAATGGCGACGGAAACTGATCTTCTGGGGTGGCTCGATTGTCGTCGGGCTAGCAGCCATCACCTTCGCGACGCTCGCCGATCAGGCCGCGCATCTGCGCAATCTCATCATCTCCTACAGTCCCTGGCTGATGCTAATCGTCACACCCGGCGGACTGGCCCTGTCGATCTGGCTGACCCGTACCTTCTTCCGTGGTGCGCAGGGCTCCGGCATCCCGCAGGCGATCGCCTGTATGCATCTCTCTGACCAGAAGCTTGTCGATCGCATCCTGTCGCTGAAAATCGCAGCAGCCAAGGTCGGGCTGACCTGTCTCGGACTTGTGGCGGGAGCGTCAATCGGCCGTGAAGGCCCGACCGTGCAGATCGGCGCCGCCATCATGAACGCCGTGGGGCGGTATCTCAATATGGGAGAGCTCGTATCACGCCGCGCCCTTGTGCTGACGGGGGGCGCTGCCGGTGTGGCCGCCGCCTTCAACACACCGCTGGCCGGTATCGTGTTCGGGATTGAGGAACTGGCCCACTCCTTCGAACAGCGGACCAGCGGCGTGGTCCTCGCCGGCGTGGTGCTGGCCGGTGTCACGGCAATCGCACTGATGGGCAATTACAGCTATTTCGGCCACACGGATTCCGTTGTGCCGCTCGGCGTAAGCTGGCTGGCGGTGATCGCCTGCGGGCTGCTGGGTGGCGTGACCGGCGGCTCTTTTTCCGCCATTCTGATTCGCGCTTCCAAGGGATTGCCGGGTCGAGCCGGACGTTTTGTGGCTGAGCGTCCAATTGCCTTCGCAGCCCTGTGCGGCTTTGTGCTGGCGCTCATTGGACTGGCGTCCGGCGGCATGACCTACGGCACCGGCTATTCACAGGCCCGCTCGATCATTCACGGCGAAGAGCATTATCCTGCTTCCTATTTCGTTCTGAAATTCATCGCCACCATCGTGTCTTACTGTTCCGGCATTCCCGGCGGATTGTTCGCACCTTCCCTGTCCGTGGGCGCGGGCATGGGCGGCTGGGTCGCCCAGTTCCTGCCGCATACGACGCCGGGTGCAGTGGTTTTGCTTGGTACGGTGGCCTATTTCTCTGCCGTTGTGCAGGCTCCGCTAACGGCGACCGTGATCGTCATGGAAATGTGTGACAACCAGCAGGTGACGCTTGCCCTGCTCGCCAGTTCCTTTCTGGCCTTCGGTGTCTCCAGGATGATCTGCAAACAGCCGCTTTATGGCGCTCTGGCGGAACGCTTCCTGCGTAATATCGATCCGAAAAGCGTTCCCATGACTCCCCGCCCGCATGAGACGCCCGGCGAAGCCAAACAGGGCTAA
- the secD gene encoding protein translocase subunit SecD: MYYSRIKLLSVAAVCLLGALLCVPNFVRKPAASIPWPEIHLGLDLRGGSYLLLQVDLSSLTHDRLQSLSDSLRQSLISANLGYRNIAINPDKAEITFQPRDPSEKDRDLKVLEDLPRTVSNEFSVTTRPDDTIAITLDSGAMRVRTHDAVSQAIEIVRRRIDATGAVDPQITRQGEDRIVVELPGISDPERVKALLGTTAKMTFRLVDELPPGTLIAPPGDTLLPLSDHPDSTLAVHNHVDVDGVNLTNAGATTDEQTGGWAVSFSLDSVGTRAFGDVTQANVGRRFAIVLDNKIIEAPVIRTAITGGSGIITGNFDAHQATDLALLLRAGALPVPLTVVEERSIGPSLGADSIRAGALSLLVGFVLVIIFMALFYGRFGWYANVALFANLVLMLAILSLFGATLTLPGMAGMLLTLGMAVDANILIIERIREELKRGRTPLAAMQAGFERATATVLDSNATAFLAHVMLFVFGTGPVRGFALTITIGIATTLFSTLLLSRMLMVRWYALTRPSTLPV, translated from the coding sequence ATGTATTACAGCCGGATCAAACTGCTCTCCGTGGCCGCGGTGTGCCTGCTTGGCGCTCTGCTCTGCGTGCCCAACTTTGTCCGCAAACCTGCGGCGTCCATCCCCTGGCCAGAGATTCATCTTGGGCTTGATCTTCGGGGAGGCTCATATCTTCTCCTGCAGGTCGATCTTTCATCGCTGACGCATGATCGTCTGCAGAGCCTCTCAGACTCACTGCGACAGTCCCTGATCAGCGCCAACCTTGGATATCGCAACATCGCGATCAATCCGGACAAGGCCGAGATCACCTTTCAGCCCCGCGATCCTTCCGAGAAGGACCGGGATCTGAAAGTGCTGGAAGATCTGCCCCGCACGGTTTCCAACGAATTTTCAGTGACGACCCGTCCTGACGACACCATTGCCATAACGCTGGACAGTGGCGCCATGCGGGTCCGGACACATGATGCCGTCTCTCAGGCCATCGAGATCGTCCGTCGTCGTATCGACGCCACCGGCGCTGTTGATCCCCAGATCACGCGGCAGGGCGAAGACCGCATCGTCGTCGAACTTCCGGGCATCAGCGATCCGGAACGTGTGAAAGCCCTGCTCGGCACCACCGCCAAGATGACGTTCCGACTTGTCGATGAACTTCCGCCGGGCACGCTGATCGCACCTCCCGGTGACACACTACTGCCCTTGTCCGATCATCCGGACAGCACGCTCGCGGTGCATAATCATGTCGATGTTGATGGCGTGAACCTCACCAACGCCGGCGCTACGACGGACGAACAGACAGGTGGCTGGGCTGTCAGCTTTTCGCTGGATTCAGTCGGAACCCGCGCTTTCGGTGACGTGACGCAGGCCAATGTGGGTCGCCGCTTTGCCATCGTGCTGGATAACAAGATCATTGAAGCGCCAGTGATCCGCACGGCCATCACCGGTGGCAGCGGTATCATCACCGGTAATTTCGATGCCCATCAGGCGACAGATTTGGCCCTGCTGCTACGTGCGGGCGCGCTGCCCGTGCCACTGACAGTCGTGGAAGAACGCTCAATTGGTCCATCGCTTGGGGCTGACTCCATCCGGGCCGGAGCGCTCAGCCTGCTGGTCGGCTTTGTGCTGGTGATCATCTTCATGGCGCTGTTTTATGGCCGCTTCGGCTGGTATGCGAATGTCGCCCTGTTCGCCAACCTTGTGCTAATGCTGGCCATTCTGTCGCTGTTCGGGGCGACACTGACGCTTCCCGGCATGGCCGGCATGCTGCTGACCCTCGGTATGGCGGTGGACGCCAACATCCTGATCATCGAGCGTATCCGTGAAGAACTGAAGCGTGGCCGCACACCGTTGGCCGCCATGCAGGCCGGTTTCGAGCGCGCCACGGCCACGGTTCTGGACAGTAACGCCACGGCCTTTCTGGCGCACGTCATGCTGTTCGTGTTCGGAACCGGCCCTGTGCGCGGCTTCGCTCTCACGATCACGATCGGCATCGCCACGACGCTGTTCTCCACCCTTCTTCTCTCTCGGATGCTGATGGTGCGCTGGTATGCCCTCACCCGTCCGTCCACTCTTCCGGTCTGA
- a CDS encoding cation diffusion facilitator family transporter, producing the protein MSESEGQTIERRKNLIAWVSLGISLVALGLKYAAWSVSGSIALKSDALETVINVAAAIGGLWAIHLAERPADDNHTYGHYKAEYLSAIIESAMVLVTALLIARESYEGFVHPQNVGAPWFGLALNGVATAVNLAWGLTMLRIGRRIRSPALVAGGQHVLSDVWTGFGLVAGLALIPLTGWHWLDPAIAALIAVNVLRVGWEMLRQSVSGLMDEAPDSATLAKLNEVIAEKAVGALEAHDIRIREVGAITFIEFHLVVPGTMTVAVVHDICDRIEAGLRNELGRCVINIHVEPEHKAKNSGIVLAHATRCY; encoded by the coding sequence GTGTCTGAATCGGAAGGACAGACGATCGAGCGACGCAAGAACCTGATTGCGTGGGTCAGTCTCGGTATCAGTCTTGTCGCTCTCGGACTGAAATATGCCGCATGGTCGGTGTCAGGCAGCATCGCCCTGAAATCTGATGCTCTTGAAACCGTCATCAATGTCGCTGCCGCAATCGGTGGTCTATGGGCCATTCACCTCGCGGAAAGACCCGCTGACGACAATCACACCTACGGACATTACAAAGCCGAGTATCTCTCAGCGATTATCGAGAGCGCCATGGTGCTGGTGACCGCTCTCCTGATCGCCCGTGAATCATACGAAGGTTTTGTCCACCCCCAGAATGTTGGCGCTCCGTGGTTCGGGCTAGCCTTGAATGGCGTGGCCACCGCCGTCAATCTGGCATGGGGTCTGACCATGCTCCGCATCGGTCGGCGTATCCGCTCTCCTGCACTGGTCGCCGGTGGTCAACATGTGCTTTCCGATGTCTGGACCGGATTTGGTCTGGTGGCGGGGCTTGCCCTGATCCCGCTCACCGGGTGGCACTGGCTCGATCCGGCCATTGCGGCGCTTATCGCCGTCAACGTCCTGAGAGTGGGCTGGGAGATGCTGCGTCAATCCGTCTCTGGCCTGATGGATGAGGCCCCTGACTCAGCGACGCTGGCCAAACTCAACGAGGTGATCGCTGAAAAAGCCGTAGGTGCTCTTGAAGCGCACGATATCCGCATCCGCGAAGTCGGAGCAATCACCTTCATCGAGTTTCATCTGGTGGTCCCGGGCACCATGACGGTCGCTGTCGTGCACGATATCTGCGACCGCATCGAAGCAGGTCTCCGTAACGAGCTTGGACGTTGCGTGATCAACATTCACGTCGAACCGGAACACAAGGCCAAGAACAGCGGCATTGTCCTCGCACACGCCACAAGGTGTTATTAA